In Sinobacterium caligoides, the sequence TTAGTTGAAGCCTCAGGGAACTTTGACTTTAACTACAACATCGCCAATAACCAAGGGCTCGCGCTACTTAACAAACTGCCGATCACTGTTACCCCAACCCCTCACTGCGCACTGCTCGATTCGGTTCCTGTCTCTTTAAGACCAACCAAAGCCACACTAAACATCGACACCCCTATCAGTATCGACGATCAGACAGTCTACCTTACACATGCCTCACTCCAACTGCAGGGCAGCGAGTGTCATTACCTGCTCGAACTTAAAAAGCTCGTCATGACAGAGATGAGGACTATAGAAAGTCATTATCAGCTGAGCATGAACGGCCCTCATACTACTCATCTTCAGTCAGAGGGCGAATTAAGCGCCAGCACCGACAACAGCAACAGCAACAGCAACACTCATTGGCAGATAAACAGCCCCAAAAACCATTTCGATACAGCACACCTTCACTTAAATGACATCAAGGCCGACAAGCTAAGCTCAACCTTTCATTTCTCCGCCGACGACAGTAAGGGCCTCAGTATCGGCGGCCAGTACAGCGCCGCCAGCTTGCAGCAGGGCAAAACACTTAAGCTTAGCGGCATCAGCGGCAACTTCGACCTCTCGGGAAGCCTTGCGGGGGAGCTCAAGGGCCTCGTTAATAATCGTATTGCCGATCTCACCGATTATTCTCAAGCCGAAACGACATCACTTCAAGCGGTCAACAGCAAGCTTAACCTAAACCTCAAAGCCAATGGCAGTGCCCGCTTCGATGGCAAGACGGCAATCCGCAGTGGCAAAATAATGGGCTACAAGCTTGGTTCACTGCGCATAACACACGCAGGCAGCTGGTCCGACAATCAGCTCGCCAGCAATCACCAGTTCACTACGCCAGCAGGACTTGAGCTAACACTGCAACAACACGAGCAAAAGCTACTAATCCAGCTACCGCGCCAAGGCATACTCGGCATCGAGCCATTTCTGAGCCAAATCGATAGCCAGTTCGACCTCAGCAGTGGCTGGATGGCCGCAAAAGCCAACGTCGACCTAGCCAGCATGCAGATAGATTCCTCTCTCAAGCTGGTTAACATCAATGGCCACTATCAAGACTACGAAATTGAAAACTTCAACTTTAGGCCAAAGTTCCAATTAAAAAATAACAAGTTGGATGTTTCACCATCCCCGTTATCACTCACTCGCCTCTCCGTTGGCGTCGATATCACCCAGCTGCACACAATCATTGGCAGCCGTGACGGCAATATCGAAGCGCGAAATATTATTGGCCAGGTTTTCGACGGTCACTTTCAAGTC encodes:
- a CDS encoding intermembrane phospholipid transport protein YdbH family protein, with amino-acid sequence MKKRPPLLIIIALIVLLALSLSWWSRDRLAASLANTLLQKQEIVIDHLRWGYSYPATLVINTVQLEHPQATINMAKLSYDMTSNELVVDNIDIQHHPVESSVDNKTTSGSWSLPQWLPQLSVHQLAISSPWLKKPFKARLSQQRSNELIIDAGWQARISLKQHQLHGAIRWQLSDLALMFEQPMPLNALLETTFDFDGQYFQSQHHIELADTVEEWPCSPLVEASGNFDFNYNIANNQGLALLNKLPITVTPTPHCALLDSVPVSLRPTKATLNIDTPISIDDQTVYLTHASLQLQGSECHYLLELKKLVMTEMRTIESHYQLSMNGPHTTHLQSEGELSASTDNSNSNSNTHWQINSPKNHFDTAHLHLNDIKADKLSSTFHFSADDSKGLSIGGQYSAASLQQGKTLKLSGISGNFDLSGSLAGELKGLVNNRIADLTDYSQAETTSLQAVNSKLNLNLKANGSARFDGKTAIRSGKIMGYKLGSLRITHAGSWSDNQLASNHQFTTPAGLELTLQQHEQKLLIQLPRQGILGIEPFLSQIDSQFDLSSGWMAAKANVDLASMQIDSSLKLVNINGHYQDYEIENFNFRPKFQLKNNKLDVSPSPLSLTRLSVGVDITQLHTIIGSRDGNIEARNIIGQVFDGHFQVPLLTIDSHPQQAIIEAYQIDASKLISLEQQSGITVSGRLRGQLPLHISPAGVEIKDGYLVNQGQGSLRIENNAAFDGVKAQQQELGHILSLLEHLDFTAIDSQVNLSTEGWLSLKMQIQGYNAPQAQQVNFNYHHEENIFTLMKAMRMGDIIEDQVIQGFEDK